One genomic window of Methanobrevibacter sp. includes the following:
- a CDS encoding GyrI-like domain-containing protein, translated as MDYEVKVIPEQKLAVINCKTPKSDIGVFFSILMDWVDTEDIKTDGEPFIVYFSPRHEVNEGDVVYDVSIPVKDDPDETERIRVVDMIENKVLAGTHYGSTDNIMDTYAELVEIAQANHYDIIGSPKEVLIRGFHNCDDENDFITEIQLPIIEM; from the coding sequence ATGGATTATGAAGTAAAAGTAATTCCAGAACAAAAATTAGCGGTTATTAATTGTAAAACTCCAAAATCAGATATTGGCGTATTTTTTTCCATATTGATGGATTGGGTTGATACAGAAGATATTAAAACTGATGGTGAACCATTTATTGTTTATTTCTCACCAAGACATGAAGTAAACGAAGGTGATGTTGTTTATGATGTAAGCATTCCTGTAAAAGATGATCCTGATGAAACAGAAAGGATTCGTGTTGTGGACATGATTGAAAACAAGGTTTTGGCAGGAACTCATTACGGGTCTACAGATAATATAATGGACACTTATGCTGAATTGGTTGAAATCGCGCAGGCTAATCATTATGATATTATCGGATCTCCAAAAGAAGTGCTTATAAGAGGTTTCCATAACTGTGATGATGAAAATGATTTCATCACTGAAATCCAATTGCCTATCATTGAAATGTAG
- the glp gene encoding gephyrin-like molybdotransferase Glp gives MGTEFLKIKECDEAIDIIQELFDENLKAESEEILVTEAYGRVLFEDVYSRMDFPPFDKALKDGFAILSSDSFGASEESPNTLEVIDFLEAGATTDKIVEVGKCIEISTGAAMPEGADAVVMVEYAEKLDGKVNLLTTATPTQDVAKKGSDIEEGNLILKKGDFLNPGKIGVLLSQGFETIEVYKKPSVGIVSSGNEITLQGEELEYGKIYDVNGGMIKNDAVSCGADAKFLGVMRDNYDEVKEKIIKSLEEVDILFCSGGTSAGLGDVLKHVLDELGEVHIHGISVQPGKPTIVGVIDGKIVIGLPGNPVSALMIFNAFVAEPLTRLAGIDKNFELKTVKGRITKRIHSQVGRMQYQLVKVEDENIQPIFKDSGAIFSLSTADGYVKIPKLVELVDEGEEVEVYLFN, from the coding sequence ATGGGAACTGAATTTTTAAAAATTAAGGAATGCGATGAAGCTATTGATATTATTCAAGAATTATTTGATGAGAACTTAAAAGCCGAAAGCGAAGAGATTTTAGTCACTGAAGCTTATGGCAGAGTTTTATTTGAAGATGTTTACTCAAGAATGGATTTCCCACCATTCGACAAGGCATTAAAGGATGGGTTCGCTATTCTTTCATCAGATAGTTTTGGAGCATCAGAGGAATCTCCAAATACTTTGGAAGTCATTGATTTTCTCGAAGCCGGTGCAACTACTGATAAGATTGTTGAAGTCGGCAAGTGCATTGAAATAAGTACTGGTGCTGCAATGCCTGAAGGTGCAGATGCAGTTGTAATGGTTGAATATGCTGAAAAATTGGATGGAAAAGTTAATTTGTTAACCACTGCCACTCCAACTCAGGATGTTGCTAAAAAGGGTTCAGACATTGAAGAAGGCAACTTAATCCTTAAAAAAGGAGATTTCCTAAACCCTGGTAAAATTGGAGTTTTGCTGTCACAGGGCTTTGAAACCATTGAAGTGTATAAAAAACCAAGTGTTGGTATAGTCTCGTCCGGAAATGAAATCACACTTCAGGGTGAGGAATTGGAATATGGAAAAATCTATGATGTAAACGGCGGAATGATTAAAAACGATGCCGTTTCCTGTGGTGCAGATGCAAAATTCTTGGGCGTAATGAGGGACAACTATGATGAAGTAAAAGAGAAAATCATAAAATCTCTTGAGGAAGTAGATATACTATTCTGCTCAGGAGGAACATCCGCAGGTCTTGGAGATGTGTTAAAGCACGTTCTTGATGAATTGGGTGAAGTTCACATTCATGGAATCTCAGTTCAGCCGGGGAAACCAACAATAGTTGGAGTAATCGATGGAAAAATTGTAATAGGATTACCTGGCAATCCCGTATCTGCATTAATGATATTCAATGCATTTGTGGCCGAACCGTTAACAAGACTTGCAGGAATAGACAAGAACTTTGAGCTTAAAACAGTCAAAGGCAGAATAACTAAAAGAATCCACTCACAAGTTGGAAGAATGCAATATCAGCTTGTAAAAGTCGAAGATGAAAATATTCAACCTATATTCAAGGATTCTGGAGCAATATTCTCCCTTTCCACTGCTGATGGTTATGTGAAAATCCCAAAACTAGTTGAACTTGTAGATGAAGGCGAAGAAGTAGAAGTATATTTATTCAATTAA